A genomic region of Halomonas aestuarii contains the following coding sequences:
- the apbC gene encoding iron-sulfur cluster carrier protein ApbC yields MEGVKHIVAVASGKGGVGKSTVTVNLALAMAAEGYRVGILDADIYGPSQAQMLGVGEGVRPQSAGENRFRPLEAHGIQAMSMAFLADIREPMVWRGPMVAGAFQQMLTQTAWGDLDYLFIDMPPGTGDIQLTLAQKVPVDGAVIVTTPQDIALLDARKGIEMFRKVNVPVLGVVENMSLHVCSQCGHSEPIFGEGGGERIADEYETRVLGRLPLTMAIREQVDGGRPTVVAEPQGEVTTTFREMARQVAEQIREQQPDGPEISFDD; encoded by the coding sequence ATCGAAGGGGTCAAGCATATCGTCGCCGTGGCATCCGGCAAGGGCGGGGTGGGCAAGTCCACCGTCACCGTCAATCTGGCGCTGGCCATGGCCGCCGAGGGCTATCGTGTCGGCATCCTGGATGCCGACATCTACGGACCCAGCCAGGCGCAGATGCTCGGGGTGGGCGAGGGCGTGCGTCCCCAGTCCGCCGGCGAGAACCGCTTCCGGCCGCTCGAGGCTCACGGCATCCAGGCCATGTCGATGGCCTTCCTCGCCGATATCCGGGAGCCCATGGTGTGGCGCGGCCCGATGGTGGCCGGTGCCTTCCAGCAGATGCTCACCCAGACGGCCTGGGGGGACCTGGACTACCTGTTCATCGACATGCCGCCGGGGACCGGGGACATCCAGCTGACCCTGGCCCAGAAGGTGCCGGTGGACGGCGCGGTGATCGTCACCACCCCCCAGGACATCGCGCTGCTCGACGCCCGCAAGGGCATCGAGATGTTCCGCAAGGTCAACGTGCCGGTGCTCGGCGTGGTGGAGAACATGAGCCTGCACGTCTGCTCCCAGTGCGGCCACAGTGAGCCGATCTTCGGCGAGGGCGGCGGTGAGCGCATCGCCGACGAGTACGAGACCCGCGTGCTCGGCCGTCTGCCCCTGACCATGGCGATCCGCGAGCAGGTGGACGGCGGTCGGCCCACCGTGGTGGCCGAGCCGCAGGGCGAGGTGACCACCACCTTTCGCGAGATGGCCCGCCAGGTGGCCGAGCAGATCCGGGAGCAGCAGCCCGACGGGCCGGAGATCTCCTTCGACGACTGA
- the purN gene encoding phosphoribosylglycinamide formyltransferase, giving the protein MSGTDYQSDTLNAFTPEPSQARRVVVLISGSGSNLQALIDAQTHDALGGEIVAVISNQPDAYGLKRARDAGIDAVALPHREYDSREAYDGALIKVIERHEPDLIVLAGFMRILTPRFVNRFLGRMLNIHPSLLPAYTGLHTHARALADGVTEHGCSVHFVTEELDGGPVALQAEVAVAEDETEESLQAKVQAREHLIYPIAVRWFLEGRLQLKGDQATMDGLALPPTGMRLSHQDAAEELDEDVDEA; this is encoded by the coding sequence ATGAGCGGGACCGACTACCAGAGCGATACGCTGAACGCCTTCACCCCCGAGCCCAGCCAGGCCCGGCGGGTGGTGGTACTGATCTCCGGCAGCGGCAGCAACCTCCAGGCGCTGATCGATGCCCAAACGCATGACGCCCTGGGCGGTGAGATCGTCGCGGTGATCTCCAACCAGCCGGACGCCTATGGCCTGAAGCGCGCCCGAGACGCCGGCATCGATGCCGTGGCCCTGCCCCATCGCGAGTACGACAGCCGCGAGGCCTACGACGGCGCGCTGATCAAGGTGATCGAGCGCCACGAGCCCGACCTGATCGTGCTGGCCGGCTTCATGCGCATCCTCACCCCGCGCTTCGTCAACCGCTTCCTGGGCCGGATGCTCAACATCCATCCCTCGCTGCTGCCCGCCTACACCGGGCTGCACACCCATGCCCGCGCCCTGGCCGACGGCGTGACCGAGCACGGCTGCAGCGTCCACTTCGTCACCGAAGAACTGGACGGCGGCCCGGTGGCCCTGCAGGCAGAGGTGGCCGTGGCCGAGGACGAGACGGAGGAGAGCCTTCAGGCGAAGGTGCAGGCGCGGGAGCACCTGATCTACCCGATCGCCGTGCGCTGGTTCCTGGAGGGGCGCCTGCAGCTCAAGGGCGACCAGGCCACCATGGACGGCCTTGCCCTGCCGCCGACCGGCATGCGGCTCTCCCACCAGGATGCCGCCGAGGAGCTCGATGAGGACGTCGACGAGGCCTGA
- a CDS encoding YqhA family protein, producing MDPDTQPAQETRRGQLERRFEAFLWNSRLMVLMAVVPALLGAFVLFIIASFDMLAVLGDAWRYYTAGGPDIHKSVVTDIIVAVDIYLIALVLMIFGLGVYKLFVSRLEPVEGRDPNHPFNVHSLDQLKDKIARVVILAVIIEFFRAVVGISFDTPLDAIYLALSVLALALALYLMALAHKKE from the coding sequence ATGGACCCCGACACACAACCCGCCCAGGAGACGCGACGCGGCCAGCTCGAGCGACGCTTCGAGGCCTTCCTGTGGAACTCCCGCCTGATGGTGCTGATGGCCGTGGTGCCGGCCCTGCTGGGCGCCTTCGTGCTCTTCATCATCGCCAGCTTCGACATGCTCGCGGTGCTGGGCGACGCCTGGCGCTACTACACCGCCGGTGGGCCGGACATTCACAAGAGCGTGGTCACCGACATCATCGTGGCCGTGGACATCTACCTGATCGCCCTGGTGCTGATGATCTTCGGGCTGGGCGTCTACAAGCTCTTCGTCTCCCGCCTCGAGCCCGTCGAGGGGCGTGACCCGAATCACCCCTTCAACGTCCACTCCCTGGACCAGCTCAAGGACAAGATCGCGAGGGTGGTGATACTCGCCGTGATCATCGAGTTCTTTCGTGCCGTGGTGGGGATCAGCTTCGATACGCCGCTGGATGCCATCTACCTCGCGCTGTCGGTGCTGGCCCTCGCGCTGGCGCTGTACCTGATGGCGCTGGCCCACAAGAAGGAGTGA
- the dcd gene encoding dCTP deaminase, with the protein MSIKSDKWIRRMAEREGMIEPFEPDQVRYVNERRVISYGTSSYGYDVRCADEFKVFTNIHSAVVDPKSFDEKSFVDIKGDACVIPPNSFALARTVEYFRIPRSVLTICLGKSTYARCGIIVNVTPLEPEWEGHVTLEFSNTTNLPARIYANEGVAQMLFLESDEVCETSYKDRGGKYMGQRGVTLPRT; encoded by the coding sequence ATGAGCATCAAATCCGACAAGTGGATCCGCCGCATGGCCGAGCGGGAAGGCATGATAGAGCCCTTCGAGCCCGACCAGGTGCGCTACGTGAACGAGCGGCGGGTGATCTCCTACGGGACGTCCAGCTACGGCTACGACGTGCGCTGTGCCGATGAGTTCAAGGTCTTCACCAACATCCACTCCGCGGTGGTGGACCCCAAGAGCTTCGACGAAAAGAGCTTCGTCGACATCAAGGGCGATGCCTGCGTGATCCCGCCCAACTCCTTCGCCCTGGCGCGCACCGTGGAGTACTTCCGCATCCCGCGCAGCGTCCTGACCATCTGCCTGGGCAAGTCCACCTATGCCCGCTGCGGGATCATCGTCAACGTGACGCCGCTCGAGCCCGAGTGGGAAGGGCACGTGACCCTGGAGTTCTCCAATACCACCAACCTCCCTGCCCGCATCTATGCCAACGAGGGCGTGGCGCAGATGCTGTTCCTGGAGTCCGACGAGGTCTGCGAGACCTCCTACAAGGACCGCGGGGGCAAGTACATGGGGCAGCGCGGCGTGACCCTGCCGCGGACCTGA
- the arfB gene encoding alternative ribosome rescue aminoacyl-tRNA hydrolase ArfB has product MLELSRQVTIPDHEIEMQAVRAQGAGGQNVNKVATAIHLRFDIRASSLPEGFKEKLLALGDQRITRDGVVIIKAQGHRTQERNRAEALARLKALIKSVMYAPKKRIATRPSKGAKRRRLDSKKKRGRHKALRGKVEP; this is encoded by the coding sequence ATGCTGGAACTCTCTCGCCAGGTCACCATTCCCGATCACGAGATCGAGATGCAGGCGGTGCGCGCCCAGGGGGCCGGCGGCCAGAACGTCAACAAGGTTGCCACGGCCATCCACCTGCGCTTCGACATCCGGGCCTCGAGCCTGCCCGAGGGCTTCAAGGAGAAGCTGCTGGCGCTGGGCGATCAACGCATCACCCGTGACGGGGTGGTGATCATCAAGGCGCAGGGCCACCGCACCCAGGAGCGCAACCGTGCCGAGGCCCTCGCGCGGCTCAAGGCGCTGATCAAGAGCGTGATGTACGCGCCGAAGAAGCGCATCGCCACCCGGCCCAGCAAGGGCGCGAAGCGGCGCCGGCTGGACAGCAAGAAGAAGCGCGGCCGTCACAAGGCCCTGCGCGGCAAGGTCGAGCCGTGA
- the purM gene encoding phosphoribosylformylglycinamidine cyclo-ligase, with protein sequence MTDSTNRPSGASLSYKDAGVDIDAGNALVDRIKGVAQRTSRPEVMGGLGGFGALCELPTGYREPVLVTGTDGVGTKLRLAMDIGRHDTIGIDLVAMCVNDLVVAGAEPLLFLDYYATGKLDVDIAADVVTGIGEGCEQAGCALVGGETAEMPGMYEGSDYDLAGFCVGVVEKSEILDGKKVGEGDVLLGLASSGPHSNGYSLIRKILEVSEAPLDTAIDGRALGDALLAPTRIYVKPLLSLIRETDIPVHALSHITGGGLTENIPRVLPETLAARIDVASWTRPAVFDWLKEQGNVDEHEMHRVLNCGIGMVIVVPAEKADQARAHLQAQGETAHRIGVITARGDADEPVQLENLKA encoded by the coding sequence ATGACCGATTCCACCAATCGCCCGTCCGGGGCCTCGCTCAGCTACAAGGACGCCGGCGTCGACATCGACGCCGGCAATGCCCTGGTCGACCGCATCAAGGGCGTCGCCCAACGCACCAGCCGTCCCGAGGTGATGGGCGGCCTGGGCGGTTTCGGCGCCCTGTGCGAGCTGCCCACCGGCTACCGGGAACCGGTGCTGGTCACCGGGACCGACGGCGTCGGCACCAAGCTGCGCCTGGCCATGGACATCGGTCGCCATGACACCATCGGCATCGACCTGGTGGCCATGTGCGTCAACGACCTGGTCGTGGCCGGCGCGGAGCCCCTGCTGTTCCTCGACTACTATGCCACGGGCAAGCTGGACGTGGATATCGCCGCCGACGTGGTGACCGGCATCGGCGAGGGCTGCGAGCAGGCTGGCTGCGCCCTGGTGGGCGGCGAGACTGCCGAGATGCCCGGCATGTACGAGGGCAGCGACTACGACCTCGCCGGCTTCTGCGTCGGGGTGGTCGAGAAGTCCGAGATCCTCGACGGCAAGAAGGTCGGCGAGGGCGACGTACTGCTGGGCCTGGCCTCCTCCGGCCCCCACTCCAACGGCTACTCGCTGATCCGCAAGATCCTCGAGGTCAGCGAGGCGCCCCTGGACACCGCCATCGACGGCCGGGCGCTGGGCGATGCACTGCTCGCGCCCACCAGGATCTACGTCAAGCCGCTGCTGTCGCTGATCAGGGAGACCGACATTCCGGTGCATGCGCTGTCGCACATCACCGGCGGCGGCCTCACCGAGAACATCCCCCGGGTGCTGCCAGAGACCCTGGCCGCGCGCATCGACGTCGCGAGCTGGACCCGCCCGGCCGTCTTCGACTGGCTGAAGGAGCAGGGCAACGTCGACGAGCACGAGATGCACCGGGTGCTCAACTGCGGCATCGGCATGGTCATCGTGGTGCCGGCCGAGAAGGCCGACCAGGCCCGCGCCCACCTGCAGGCCCAGGGGGAGACGGCGCACCGCATCGGGGTGATCACCGCCCGGGGCGACGCCGACGAGCCGGTCCAGCTGGAGAACCTCAAGGCATGA